The following proteins are encoded in a genomic region of Vibrio tasmaniensis:
- a CDS encoding ABC transporter substrate-binding protein yields the protein MKMWVFLVALFVTQPALSTPSIEMLHWWTAEGEDSALSVIEDRFRLLPFTLKSDPIAGGGGGPAKSILQARAIAGYSPDIAQMEGPAIQSWAALGFLMDMNEVAKLNNWDQSLYPDIQAIHKYNGNYVAIPLNIHRLNWMWINTEVLAEHQLPPPNDWDSLLLALNVLKNKGITPLALGEDPWQVVQIFENIAFGVGGAHYYRQAFVDLDPEALNSPKTLEALDRFRALANIVGNDLSKISWDQGTKALLKGEYAFQFTGDWALGEMLSSGSSIPDYIQCSPFPSTENGFIYNVDSLAFFSTRSNEEQNITSIMAALSAPKFLLEFSEKKGSIPAQANIPIDDLSRCQQKSYDDYIRASRDGSAMPSLTDSMAVNPVIQNAVSNELYRYFIDSSITSKTLIGHLNAINNEMFR from the coding sequence ATGAAAATGTGGGTATTCTTGGTTGCTCTTTTTGTTACACAGCCAGCATTATCTACCCCCTCTATAGAGATGTTGCATTGGTGGACGGCAGAAGGTGAAGACTCAGCATTGTCGGTGATCGAAGACAGGTTTCGTCTGCTGCCTTTTACATTAAAAAGTGATCCAATTGCAGGAGGAGGAGGTGGGCCTGCTAAATCTATCCTTCAAGCGAGAGCGATTGCTGGCTATTCACCAGATATAGCGCAGATGGAAGGTCCTGCTATTCAGTCTTGGGCGGCACTAGGGTTCTTAATGGACATGAATGAAGTCGCTAAATTGAATAACTGGGATCAATCGCTGTACCCTGATATTCAAGCCATTCACAAATACAATGGGAACTACGTTGCCATTCCTCTTAATATTCATAGACTAAACTGGATGTGGATAAACACAGAGGTATTAGCTGAACACCAGCTGCCCCCCCCTAATGACTGGGATTCATTATTGCTAGCATTGAATGTACTAAAAAACAAAGGTATTACACCACTTGCTTTGGGGGAAGACCCTTGGCAAGTTGTTCAAATTTTTGAAAACATTGCATTCGGAGTGGGTGGTGCTCACTATTATCGCCAGGCTTTTGTTGATTTAGACCCCGAAGCTTTGAACAGCCCCAAAACACTAGAAGCACTAGATCGCTTTCGAGCTCTTGCTAATATTGTTGGAAATGACTTATCAAAAATAAGTTGGGATCAAGGAACGAAAGCACTGCTCAAGGGGGAATACGCATTTCAATTTACAGGAGATTGGGCTCTAGGAGAAATGCTAAGCTCAGGCTCTAGCATTCCTGATTACATTCAATGCAGCCCATTTCCTTCCACGGAAAATGGGTTTATCTACAATGTAGATAGCCTAGCCTTTTTTTCCACTCGCTCAAATGAAGAACAGAATATAACCTCAATTATGGCCGCGCTATCTGCCCCTAAGTTTCTTTTAGAGTTCAGTGAAAAAAAGGGCTCAATACCAGCACAAGCTAATATTCCAATTGATGACTTATCGCGGTGCCAACAGAAATCTTATGATGACTATATACGAGCGAGTCGGGATGGTTCGGCAATGCCAAGCTTGACCGATTCAATGGCTGTTAATCCCGTCATTCAGAATGCAGTGTCGAATGAACTCTATCGTTATTTTATTGATTCATCGATAACGTCTAAAACACTTATCGGTCACCTTAATGCTATTAATAATGAAATGTTTCGATAG
- a CDS encoding ATP-binding protein, whose product MAEVLAGAAWFSTTSVSKRESASHAMFAIASAASDTINYFSGLPVNYRHLVLDQLRNIGGTRFFISMNNHKLPVPSLNHHSLVPQMQVQASDLLEQQLKTSHSVHVTLTKRDDLLLFNSGIKLDELPALWKDYSLVLGKLDLPIAVIQVQLENNEWLYLATVIPLSFDSLTDKFIDSRQITFLLIVTFMLMGVSYVVLQKEIRPFRSLARSATLMGSEMQIEEIKEEGSSETRAAIHAFNKMNRRIKANLRDRNMFFNAISHDIKTPLACLKLRTEMLSDNTTRLKFEKLLNEVEMMLNGALQCMRDNDIHEEFEWIDMNDIFEQCAAIHNKNNLCVNLVDMPDVKFYGKPLAIKRCLFNLVDNGIKYGDVVNISMFVNSDSIHIVLRDSGAGIDESILEKVFEPYFRGSDSSVDGSGLGLAISRSIARSHGGDIKLSNAPEGGLEVDIILVSSL is encoded by the coding sequence ATGGCTGAAGTTCTCGCAGGTGCTGCTTGGTTTTCCACGACCTCCGTATCTAAACGAGAATCGGCGAGCCACGCTATGTTTGCGATAGCCTCTGCAGCTTCGGACACTATAAATTACTTTTCAGGACTTCCCGTCAATTATCGTCATTTGGTTCTCGATCAATTACGAAATATTGGAGGAACACGATTCTTTATTTCTATGAATAATCATAAGCTTCCTGTTCCTTCGCTTAATCATCACTCTTTAGTGCCTCAAATGCAGGTGCAAGCATCAGATCTTTTAGAACAACAACTTAAAACGTCACACTCAGTACATGTCACTTTGACCAAGCGAGACGATCTTCTATTATTCAACTCAGGTATCAAGCTGGATGAGCTGCCTGCATTGTGGAAAGATTACAGCTTAGTGTTAGGTAAGCTCGATCTCCCAATAGCGGTTATTCAAGTTCAACTAGAAAATAATGAGTGGCTCTATTTAGCGACCGTTATTCCTCTGTCTTTCGATAGCTTGACCGATAAATTTATAGATAGTCGCCAGATCACCTTTCTTTTAATAGTCACTTTTATGCTAATGGGGGTCTCTTACGTCGTGCTACAAAAAGAAATTCGTCCTTTTCGATCTCTTGCTCGTTCCGCAACGCTTATGGGGTCGGAAATGCAGATTGAAGAAATCAAAGAAGAAGGAAGTTCAGAAACCAGAGCTGCGATCCATGCTTTCAACAAAATGAATCGTCGTATTAAAGCGAACTTACGCGACCGGAATATGTTCTTTAATGCCATTTCACATGACATAAAAACACCTCTAGCCTGCTTAAAACTTCGTACAGAAATGCTCAGCGACAATACGACAAGGCTTAAATTTGAAAAGCTGTTGAATGAAGTCGAGATGATGTTAAACGGAGCGTTACAGTGCATGCGAGATAATGATATTCATGAAGAGTTTGAGTGGATAGACATGAATGATATTTTTGAGCAATGTGCGGCTATCCATAACAAAAACAACTTATGTGTAAATCTTGTCGATATGCCAGATGTTAAATTCTACGGTAAACCATTAGCAATTAAGCGTTGTCTCTTTAATTTGGTAGATAATGGCATTAAATATGGGGATGTCGTGAATATCAGCATGTTTGTTAACTCTGATTCTATTCATATTGTACTGCGCGATTCAGGTGCAGGGATTGACGAAAGCATACTAGAAAAAGTATTTGAGCCTTATTTTAGAGGTAGCGATTCCAGCGTGGATGGATCCGGTTTAGGTTTGGCGATTTCCCGCAGTATCGCAAGAAGCCATGGAGGGGATATTAAATTATCGAATGCACCAGAAGGAGGGCTAGAAGTCGACATTATTTTGGTAAGCAGCTTATGA
- the metK gene encoding methionine adenosyltransferase, with protein MAKHLFTSESVSEGHPDKIADQISDAVLDAIIEQDPKARVACETYVKTGMVMVGGEVTTSAWVDIEEITRETVREIGYVHSDMGFDADSCAVLNTIGKQSPDINQGVDKADPKDQGAGDQGIMFGYATNETPILMPAPITYSHLLVKKQAEVRKSGKLDFLRPDAKSQVTFQYDQGKIVGIDAVVLSTQHCDSVTTPDLREAVMEEIIKPVLPAEWINKDTNFFINPTGRFVIGGPMGDCGLTGRKIIVDTYGGAARHGGGAFSGKDPSKVDRSAAYAARYVAKNIVAAGMADRCEIQLSYAIGVADPTSIMVETFGTEKVAHEIIIEAVRQNFDLRPYGLQEMLNLLQPIYKQTAAYGHFGREEFPWEATDKAAILADFAGL; from the coding sequence ATGGCTAAGCACCTATTCACTTCTGAATCTGTATCAGAAGGCCATCCAGATAAAATTGCAGACCAAATCTCAGATGCTGTTCTTGATGCCATCATTGAACAAGATCCAAAAGCACGTGTTGCTTGTGAGACTTACGTAAAAACCGGCATGGTTATGGTTGGTGGTGAAGTAACTACGTCAGCATGGGTTGATATCGAAGAAATCACTCGTGAAACAGTACGTGAAATTGGTTACGTTCATTCTGATATGGGCTTTGACGCTGACTCTTGTGCTGTACTAAATACCATTGGTAAGCAGTCTCCAGACATCAACCAAGGTGTTGATAAAGCGGATCCTAAAGATCAAGGTGCGGGCGACCAAGGCATCATGTTTGGTTACGCAACGAACGAAACGCCAATCCTAATGCCAGCTCCAATTACTTACTCTCACCTGCTTGTTAAGAAGCAAGCTGAAGTACGTAAGAGCGGCAAGCTTGACTTCCTTCGCCCAGATGCGAAATCTCAAGTAACGTTCCAATACGACCAAGGTAAGATCGTTGGTATCGACGCTGTTGTTCTTTCAACTCAACACTGTGATTCAGTAACAACACCTGACCTACGTGAAGCGGTAATGGAAGAGATCATCAAGCCAGTACTTCCTGCTGAGTGGATCAACAAAGACACTAACTTCTTCATCAACCCAACAGGCCGTTTCGTAATCGGTGGCCCAATGGGTGACTGTGGTCTAACAGGTCGTAAGATCATCGTTGATACCTACGGCGGCGCAGCTCGTCACGGTGGCGGTGCATTCTCTGGTAAAGATCCATCAAAAGTTGACCGTTCTGCAGCTTACGCAGCGCGTTACGTTGCGAAAAACATCGTTGCTGCTGGCATGGCTGACCGTTGTGAGATTCAACTGTCTTACGCTATTGGTGTTGCAGATCCAACCTCTATCATGGTTGAAACGTTCGGTACTGAGAAAGTAGCTCACGAAATCATTATTGAAGCGGTTCGTCAAAACTTCGACCTACGTCCATACGGTCTTCAAGAGATGCTGAACCTACTTCAGCCTATCTACAAGCAGACTGCTGCATACGGCCACTTCGGTCGCGAAGAGTTCCCTTGGGAAGCTACTGATAAAGCAGCAATCCTAGCGGACTTCGCAGGCCTGTAA
- a CDS encoding response regulator, whose translation MANKIVLIVDDNQEILDALSEYLERSSFTVITALEGNAMWKQLETVTPDLIILDIMLPGDDGLTLCQKLRLRSQVPIIMLTAVTDDADRIAGLEIGADDYITKSFNPRELLARIKALLRRSTFSHSTNERKLKFMDWTFDTLKRQLKHEDGEAVSLSSADYNLLTLMLDSPNQLLSRNDIAQALWGRDAEPLERGIDVQISRLRRQLRDDDRNTIMTVRHRGYMLVIDSHGLQC comes from the coding sequence ATGGCTAATAAGATTGTTTTGATTGTGGATGATAATCAGGAAATTCTCGATGCTTTAAGCGAATATCTAGAACGCTCAAGCTTCACTGTGATTACTGCTCTTGAAGGTAACGCGATGTGGAAACAGCTAGAAACTGTCACCCCAGATCTCATTATTTTAGACATCATGCTACCAGGAGATGATGGTTTAACTTTGTGCCAAAAATTACGCTTACGATCTCAAGTCCCTATCATTATGCTAACCGCAGTAACTGATGATGCAGATCGTATTGCGGGGTTAGAAATTGGCGCTGATGATTACATAACCAAGTCGTTTAACCCTCGTGAACTATTAGCAAGAATCAAAGCTCTACTCAGGCGTTCAACATTCAGTCACAGCACAAATGAACGTAAGTTAAAATTTATGGATTGGACGTTCGATACTCTAAAACGACAATTGAAACATGAAGATGGTGAGGCAGTCTCTCTTTCTAGCGCCGATTATAACTTGCTTACCCTTATGCTTGACTCTCCCAATCAATTATTAAGTCGTAATGACATTGCACAAGCACTCTGGGGGAGGGATGCAGAGCCACTAGAGAGAGGGATTGATGTACAAATTAGCCGGTTGAGAAGGCAATTGAGGGACGATGACCGAAATACGATTATGACGGTAAGGCATCGTGGCTACATGCTTGTGATCGACTCTCATGGACTTCAATGTTGA
- a CDS encoding phosphoglycerate mutase family protein, with protein sequence MKAERFTIIAIRHGETEWNRIGKMQNQLDSPLTMEGKRQMHNVGRYLATQKSLTLNAIYTSQLGRAISSAKTIARYLKVPVISQMELSEFDSEQQRRTMAIQWIQRISRHHNNQNPILLLGHGDWIKTLASLGTPKQIIETPNNGEILRIDIEI encoded by the coding sequence ATGAAAGCTGAACGCTTCACCATCATTGCGATTCGTCATGGCGAAACCGAATGGAACCGAATTGGCAAAATGCAGAATCAATTGGATAGCCCTCTGACAATGGAAGGCAAACGACAGATGCATAACGTCGGCCGTTATCTTGCGACTCAAAAGTCATTGACCCTCAATGCTATTTACACCAGTCAATTAGGCCGTGCTATTTCGAGCGCGAAAACGATCGCACGCTACCTGAAAGTGCCCGTCATTTCTCAAATGGAGCTCAGTGAGTTCGATTCAGAACAGCAACGAAGAACAATGGCGATTCAGTGGATCCAACGAATTTCTCGTCACCACAACAATCAGAACCCTATCTTGCTGCTCGGACATGGCGACTGGATAAAAACATTAGCCAGTTTAGGGACACCAAAGCAAATCATAGAAACACCTAATAACGGAGAAATCCTCAGAATAGATATCGAAATATAA
- a CDS encoding ABC transporter ATP-binding protein: MLLCHKLSVQQQNTRRLHPLDLKINQGERWVVIGRNGSGKTTLLKALVNLLPFKGEVVINQLPLRKLTCQQRAKQISYLPQHSQVDGRLALREYIQLTASNQATSSFSLDQISKALKIDTFLERRMGQLSGGQKQRAHIARSLCQNAEFLVLDEPLNHLDPCAQGEVLSLLKELGKTLICSLHDISLAAKFATHIVILEHGELVAKGKVEELLTHKQLQPIFEVDLISTTNKRTQKTSKFFDIELDQGQDLS, encoded by the coding sequence ATGCTTCTTTGCCACAAACTTTCAGTTCAACAACAAAACACTCGACGACTGCACCCACTCGATCTGAAAATTAATCAAGGTGAGCGCTGGGTAGTCATTGGACGCAATGGTTCCGGAAAAACCACGTTATTAAAAGCACTGGTTAATTTGCTTCCCTTCAAAGGCGAAGTCGTCATAAACCAATTGCCGCTACGTAAGTTAACTTGCCAGCAAAGAGCAAAACAAATCAGTTACCTTCCACAACACAGTCAAGTGGATGGTCGTTTAGCACTCAGAGAGTACATTCAACTAACCGCTTCCAATCAAGCCACTTCTAGCTTTTCACTTGACCAAATAAGTAAAGCACTAAAGATCGATACTTTCCTCGAACGAAGAATGGGACAGCTCTCAGGCGGCCAGAAGCAGCGAGCGCATATTGCACGATCTTTATGTCAGAACGCCGAGTTTCTGGTGTTGGATGAGCCTCTAAACCACTTAGACCCATGCGCTCAAGGGGAAGTCTTATCGCTATTGAAAGAACTGGGTAAAACACTGATTTGCTCACTGCATGATATTTCCCTTGCTGCCAAATTCGCGACGCACATTGTGATTTTGGAACACGGTGAACTGGTCGCGAAAGGAAAAGTAGAAGAGCTACTGACCCACAAACAGCTTCAGCCGATTTTTGAAGTAGATTTAATCAGCACAACCAATAAGCGCACACAGAAAACAAGCAAGTTTTTCGACATTGAACTCGACCAAGGACAGGACCTTTCATGA
- a CDS encoding PIG-L family deacetylase, whose product MKSLPLIATLTSLIFSVPTMAEEYRIVSPHHDDALLVFSGYISSLNLANENDEIIVDVMFGASNYSTNHHDVLTNERVLTITKNRYSEDYDALTDLFTSWDEFKFRSYGYYDAPLRKYVGDQTAGGGPGGTFKNFRQSEIKTFNSMVDNFTTILKSDNCTLLVPIANGTHIDHFMTKEAVITAAYKLGNEAKCKIMFGQDQPYTDANPQESDIEVEALRDRLPLNSISEEFYDIPLEPGTTETIKLNKFKKYYVTQYDQGYIDPLTSNVREVLYVWDPKSYGSIRSHIDCDGSDYCRLAN is encoded by the coding sequence ATGAAATCACTTCCCCTAATAGCTACTTTGACCTCTTTGATTTTTTCTGTACCGACTATGGCAGAAGAATATAGGATTGTTAGTCCACATCATGATGATGCATTATTGGTTTTCTCTGGATATATATCTAGTTTGAATTTGGCTAATGAAAATGATGAGATAATTGTCGATGTGATGTTTGGTGCTTCTAACTATTCAACAAACCATCATGACGTATTAACAAATGAACGAGTTTTGACGATTACAAAAAATCGTTATAGTGAAGACTATGATGCATTAACCGATCTTTTTACTAGTTGGGATGAATTTAAATTTCGTAGCTATGGGTACTATGATGCTCCATTGCGAAAGTACGTAGGTGATCAAACCGCAGGGGGAGGTCCTGGAGGAACGTTTAAGAATTTTAGACAATCAGAAATAAAGACTTTTAATAGTATGGTTGATAATTTCACTACAATTTTAAAATCTGACAACTGTACGCTATTAGTCCCTATAGCTAATGGAACTCATATTGATCATTTCATGACAAAAGAAGCGGTTATTACAGCAGCTTATAAGTTAGGTAATGAAGCTAAATGCAAAATAATGTTTGGTCAAGACCAACCTTATACAGATGCAAACCCACAAGAATCTGACATTGAAGTTGAAGCATTAAGAGATAGATTACCTCTCAATTCAATAAGTGAAGAATTTTATGATATTCCGCTAGAGCCAGGAACTACTGAGACGATTAAACTTAATAAGTTTAAAAAATACTACGTAACTCAATATGACCAAGGGTATATTGACCCACTGACGTCGAATGTACGAGAGGTGTTATATGTTTGGGATCCAAAGAGTTACGGTAGCATAAGGTCACATATTGATTGTGATGGTTCAGATTACTGTCGTTTAGCTAATTAG
- the tkt gene encoding transketolase, whose product MPSRKDLANAIRALSMDGVQQANSGHPGAPMGMADIAEVLWRGHLNHNPANPEWADRDRFILSNGHGSMLIYSLLHLAGYELSIEDLKNFRQLHSKTPGHPEYGYAPGIETTTGPLGQGITNAVGMAMAEKALAAQFNKEGHDIVDHFTYAFMGDGCLMEGISHEACSLAGTLGLGKLVAFWDDNGISIDGEVEGWFSDDTPKRFEAYGWHVIPAVDGHDSDAINAAIEAAKADPRPTLICTKTIIGFGSPNKAGTHDCHGAPLGADEITATKAALGWEHGPFEIPADIAAEWNAKEAGAAKEAAWNAKFDAYAAAHPELAAEFKRRTNGELPAEWEEKASAIIADLQANPANIASRKASQNALEAFGAMLPEFMGGSADLAPSNLTMWSGSKSLEATDFSGNYIHYGVREFGMTAIMNGIALHGGFVPYGATFLMFMEYARNAMRMAALMKVQNIQVYTHDSIGLGEDGPTHQPVEQIASLRLTPNMSTWRPCDQVESAVAWKLAIERKDGPSALIFSRQNLAQQDRDAEQVANIAKGGYILKDCEGKPELIIIATGSEVELAVSAAAELTAEGKAVRVVSMPATDAFDKQDAEYRESVLPSDVTARIAVEAGIADFWYKYVGFGGKIIGMTTFGESAPAGELFKMFGFTTENVVNTAKELLA is encoded by the coding sequence ATGCCTTCTCGTAAAGATCTAGCCAATGCAATCCGCGCACTTAGCATGGACGGTGTTCAACAAGCAAATTCAGGCCACCCTGGCGCACCTATGGGTATGGCTGACATCGCTGAAGTTCTTTGGCGTGGCCACTTGAACCACAACCCAGCAAACCCAGAGTGGGCTGACCGTGACCGTTTTATCCTGTCTAACGGCCATGGTTCTATGCTGATTTACTCTCTGCTTCATTTAGCAGGTTACGAGCTTTCAATTGAAGATCTAAAAAACTTCCGTCAACTGCACTCTAAGACTCCAGGTCACCCAGAGTACGGTTACGCACCTGGTATCGAGACAACAACGGGTCCTCTGGGCCAAGGCATCACCAACGCTGTTGGTATGGCAATGGCTGAGAAAGCATTGGCTGCACAGTTCAACAAAGAAGGCCACGATATCGTCGATCACTTCACTTATGCGTTCATGGGTGATGGTTGTCTGATGGAAGGTATCTCTCACGAAGCATGTTCTCTAGCGGGTACGCTAGGTCTTGGTAAGCTAGTCGCTTTCTGGGATGACAACGGCATCTCTATCGATGGTGAAGTTGAAGGTTGGTTCTCTGACGATACACCTAAGCGTTTTGAAGCATACGGCTGGCACGTAATCCCTGCAGTAGATGGTCATGACTCTGACGCTATCAATGCAGCGATTGAAGCGGCTAAAGCGGATCCTCGTCCAACGCTTATCTGTACTAAAACTATCATCGGCTTTGGCTCTCCAAACAAAGCGGGTACGCATGACTGTCACGGTGCTCCACTAGGCGCTGATGAAATTACAGCAACTAAAGCGGCACTTGGTTGGGAACACGGTCCTTTCGAAATCCCTGCGGATATCGCAGCTGAGTGGAACGCGAAAGAAGCAGGCGCAGCGAAAGAAGCAGCGTGGAATGCTAAGTTTGACGCATACGCAGCAGCTCACCCAGAGCTAGCAGCAGAATTCAAACGTCGTACAAACGGCGAGCTTCCAGCTGAGTGGGAAGAAAAAGCATCGGCAATCATCGCTGATCTTCAAGCTAACCCAGCAAACATCGCGTCACGTAAAGCATCTCAAAATGCTCTAGAAGCATTCGGTGCTATGCTACCTGAATTCATGGGCGGCTCTGCTGACCTTGCGCCTTCTAACCTAACTATGTGGTCTGGTTCTAAGTCTCTTGAAGCAACAGATTTTTCTGGTAACTACATCCACTACGGTGTACGTGAATTCGGTATGACGGCTATCATGAACGGTATCGCTCTGCATGGTGGTTTCGTACCATACGGCGCAACATTCCTGATGTTCATGGAATACGCGCGTAACGCAATGCGTATGGCGGCTCTGATGAAAGTTCAGAACATCCAAGTTTACACTCACGATTCTATCGGCCTAGGCGAAGATGGTCCTACTCACCAACCGGTTGAGCAGATCGCTTCTCTACGTCTGACTCCAAACATGAGCACATGGCGTCCATGTGACCAAGTTGAGTCTGCAGTTGCTTGGAAACTGGCAATTGAGCGTAAAGATGGTCCTTCTGCACTTATCTTCTCTCGTCAAAACCTTGCACAACAAGATCGTGACGCTGAGCAAGTGGCTAACATCGCTAAGGGTGGTTACATCCTGAAAGATTGTGAAGGCAAGCCAGAGCTAATCATCATTGCAACGGGTTCTGAAGTTGAGCTAGCGGTTAGCGCTGCTGCTGAACTAACAGCTGAAGGTAAAGCAGTACGCGTAGTCTCTATGCCTGCAACTGACGCGTTCGATAAGCAAGACGCTGAGTACCGTGAGTCTGTACTTCCATCTGACGTTACAGCACGTATTGCTGTAGAAGCTGGCATCGCTGATTTCTGGTACAAGTACGTTGGTTTCGGTGGCAAGATCATCGGTATGACAACGTTCGGCGAATCTGCACCAGCAGGCGAGCTATTCAAAATGTTCGGTTTTACTACTGAAAATGTAGTAAACACTGCAAAAGAGCTTCTAGCTTAA
- a CDS encoding FecCD family ABC transporter permease: MTSLSTNLNRTALNTCVFSSVFALLAMFSLSLGSVHLSFTQVATIFSAAMSQQIDSPIDQVVLHLRLPRTIIAIICGAGLGIVGALLQTVTKNDLADPFIFGLSSGAATGAVFVITVIGSAIGIWTLPLAAFIGGIISASAVLFLVRKVNGQASSQIVLAGLAISFLFTALTNFLVFHGDQRAAHSILFWSLGGLGNARWDNVLIVLAGLLALIALSIFKHRQLDCLLAGDDVAQTMGVDTKRLQTGVFIVCAFATACFVSIIGVVGFIGLMVPHIAKKIIGPLHKKLLITSGLIGALLMLLSDILARTLVAPQELPLGVVTTAFGALFIVSILMEKSNES; encoded by the coding sequence ATGACAAGTCTTAGTACTAACCTGAACCGAACCGCACTGAACACCTGCGTATTCAGTTCTGTTTTTGCCCTCTTAGCGATGTTTTCTCTGAGTTTAGGCAGCGTTCATCTATCTTTTACACAAGTCGCTACGATTTTTTCAGCGGCGATGAGTCAACAGATCGACTCTCCGATAGATCAAGTGGTACTGCATTTACGCTTGCCAAGAACAATCATCGCGATTATTTGCGGTGCTGGGTTAGGTATTGTTGGGGCGTTATTACAAACCGTCACAAAAAACGACCTTGCCGACCCTTTCATTTTTGGATTGTCATCCGGTGCTGCGACTGGAGCTGTGTTTGTGATTACAGTCATCGGCAGCGCTATCGGTATTTGGACACTTCCACTCGCCGCTTTCATCGGTGGAATAATCTCGGCTTCGGCTGTGCTATTTCTAGTCAGAAAAGTAAATGGGCAAGCGTCTTCTCAAATTGTTTTAGCTGGGCTGGCTATCTCATTTTTATTTACAGCCTTAACCAATTTCTTGGTCTTCCACGGTGATCAACGAGCTGCCCATTCGATTCTATTTTGGTCGCTAGGAGGCCTAGGAAATGCGCGCTGGGACAATGTTTTAATTGTGCTTGCAGGACTTCTCGCCTTGATAGCCCTAAGTATATTTAAACATCGTCAATTAGATTGTTTACTTGCGGGAGACGACGTAGCACAAACGATGGGCGTCGACACAAAACGTCTGCAAACCGGTGTTTTTATTGTTTGCGCTTTTGCAACCGCATGTTTTGTTTCTATCATCGGTGTCGTCGGATTTATTGGCTTGATGGTTCCTCATATCGCGAAGAAAATCATCGGCCCATTGCACAAAAAGTTACTCATCACTTCAGGGCTGATTGGGGCTTTGCTTATGTTATTAAGTGATATTTTGGCGAGAACCTTAGTTGCTCCTCAAGAACTGCCTCTTGGTGTTGTCACCACCGCGTTTGGCGCACTATTCATTGTTTCCATTTTGATGGAGAAAAGTAATGAAAGCTGA
- a CDS encoding ABC transporter substrate-binding protein, with protein MNKLSASALTFTFLLSMSAQAQITVENCDSTLTLDTSPKTLITHDINMSEMAFSLGLEENMIGVTGISGYYKTTPEFNRLQGSIPELAPKYPSLEVLVNANPDVFFAGWNYGMRLGGSVTPDSLKEFGINTLILNESCSHIRKDKQPASMEQMFDDVTRLATLFGHQDRAQTLISTWKEQLVQIQQQTKNQTPLKVFLYDSGEDKPFTAGKYATVSAMIEAAGGANIMKDLDISWGTTSWESVAMHNPDVIILLDYQNGTGAKGMQAFLEQHPAMKLTTAVKTIQYLPLRYEEITPGPANIAAIEKLAQRIQEIHDKS; from the coding sequence ATGAATAAATTATCAGCATCAGCTTTAACTTTTACTTTCTTACTTTCCATGTCCGCACAAGCTCAAATCACGGTAGAAAACTGCGACTCGACACTTACGTTAGATACGTCGCCTAAAACCTTAATCACTCACGATATCAATATGTCTGAGATGGCATTTTCTCTCGGGCTTGAAGAGAATATGATCGGAGTGACCGGTATTAGCGGGTACTACAAAACGACTCCTGAATTTAATCGCCTTCAGGGCAGCATTCCAGAGCTCGCACCGAAATATCCTTCTTTGGAGGTGTTAGTCAATGCAAACCCTGATGTTTTCTTCGCAGGATGGAATTATGGTATGCGTCTGGGCGGCTCAGTCACGCCAGATTCACTGAAAGAGTTTGGCATTAACACTTTAATTCTTAATGAGAGTTGCAGCCACATCCGTAAAGATAAGCAACCAGCTAGCATGGAACAGATGTTCGATGACGTGACGCGCCTTGCGACTTTATTTGGTCATCAAGACAGAGCTCAAACACTGATCTCCACGTGGAAAGAGCAATTAGTACAGATTCAACAGCAAACCAAGAATCAAACTCCGCTTAAAGTCTTTTTGTATGATTCAGGGGAAGATAAACCATTCACTGCTGGGAAATACGCGACAGTGAGCGCCATGATAGAAGCAGCGGGTGGCGCCAATATAATGAAAGATCTGGATATCAGCTGGGGAACCACATCATGGGAGTCAGTTGCGATGCATAACCCTGATGTCATTATTCTTCTCGATTATCAAAATGGGACAGGCGCTAAAGGCATGCAAGCCTTTTTGGAACAGCACCCAGCGATGAAGCTGACCACAGCGGTAAAGACCATCCAATACCTTCCTCTGCGTTATGAGGAAATTACTCCCGGGCCAGCAAACATAGCTGCAATTGAAAAATTGGCACAGCGCATCCAAGAAATCCATGACAAGTCTTAG